The following are encoded together in the Anaerolineae bacterium genome:
- a CDS encoding DUF4160 domain-containing protein produces the protein MPWATPCQASGKRPSRRSLTNFQRNLSTLSRRGERCQNSPVSLASSSACAQSRGPHHRPHFHVYYQNHTAVYSIDPIEPIGGALPRRQQRRVEAWAELHQGELLENWERSPCGSCSTTR, from the coding sequence ATGCCCTGGGCGACGCCCTGCCAGGCGAGTGGGAAACGCCCAAGCAGGCGATCGCTGACTAATTTCCAGAGAAATCTCTCCACCCTCTCCCGCCGAGGAGAGCGTTGCCAGAACTCGCCTGTTTCTTTGGCATCATCATCCGCATGTGCGCAGAGCCGGGGCCCGCATCACCGCCCCCACTTTCATGTGTATTATCAGAACCATACAGCAGTCTACAGCATCGACCCTATCGAGCCCATTGGCGGAGCCTTGCCCCGTCGCCAGCAACGCCGGGTTGAAGCCTGGGCTGAACTCCATCAAGGGGAATTGCTGGAGAATTGGGAACGCTCACCTTGCGGATCGTGTTCGACGACGAGGTAG
- a CDS encoding DUF87 domain-containing protein → MTHPQRELIGYVVGGTLKSGLRVRLTVPPQQVHEGAFVVTESGGYLFYGLVTDIRLGATDQRFADERLGQRIPGHLAALLQGQTLYADLEILLALMQESPPDNPAAYQRWQEEIDLGLRERPRPRPPKTVPSHQAEVYLASPGDIEEIFGKDDDEHFQIGTTREQEHPVRINLKKFVQRSAGIFGATGTGKSFLARILLAGLIKHNKASVLVFDMHNEYGFDDVASDTGKRVIGLKSKFPARVRVVALGAGSTIRGQTPDFHLEIDAHDIEPADILLLTRELNLKETTPTTLDALVQSFGRDWFIRFREMRLGAKEEIVDETTGKVKRVPAPDSVEAWANEVGTNVMAAEGLHNKLRRLFDKPYIVDHPASDTVSQIIDALTSGQHVFLSFGRYESDLDYLLVTNLLTRRIRQEWEKRTNAYRTQGDQEPRPLVIVVEEAHKLLNREMASQTIFSTIAREMRKYYVTLLIIDQRPSQIYDEVMSQLGTRISGWLGDDDDIRAVLSGLAGREQLRGMLSRLQPKEEVLLLGWGVPMPLPVRTVRYNDEFWRNLLGEAGQTPNTAQAMRNLGFAD, encoded by the coding sequence ATGACCCACCCCCAACGCGAACTCATTGGCTATGTGGTCGGCGGCACGCTGAAAAGCGGGCTGCGCGTGCGGCTCACCGTGCCGCCTCAGCAGGTGCATGAAGGCGCTTTCGTGGTCACCGAGAGCGGCGGCTACCTGTTCTACGGCCTGGTCACCGACATCCGCCTGGGCGCCACGGATCAGCGCTTCGCCGACGAACGGTTAGGCCAGCGCATCCCCGGCCACCTGGCCGCCCTGCTGCAGGGCCAGACCCTGTACGCCGACCTGGAAATCCTGCTGGCCCTGATGCAGGAAAGCCCCCCCGACAATCCCGCGGCTTACCAGCGCTGGCAGGAGGAAATCGACCTCGGCCTGCGGGAGCGGCCTCGCCCCCGCCCCCCCAAGACCGTGCCCTCCCATCAGGCCGAGGTGTATCTGGCTTCGCCGGGCGACATTGAGGAAATCTTCGGTAAGGACGACGACGAGCACTTCCAGATCGGCACCACCCGCGAGCAGGAACACCCGGTACGCATCAACCTGAAAAAATTCGTCCAGCGCTCGGCGGGCATCTTCGGCGCCACGGGCACGGGCAAGTCCTTCCTGGCCCGCATCCTGCTGGCCGGGCTTATCAAGCACAACAAAGCCTCGGTGCTGGTCTTCGACATGCACAACGAGTATGGCTTCGACGATGTGGCCTCGGATACCGGCAAGCGGGTCATCGGCCTGAAGAGCAAGTTCCCGGCCCGTGTGCGGGTGGTCGCCCTGGGCGCAGGCAGCACCATCCGGGGGCAGACTCCCGACTTTCATCTGGAAATCGACGCCCACGATATCGAGCCCGCGGATATCCTGCTCCTGACCCGTGAACTGAACCTCAAGGAGACCACCCCCACCACCTTGGACGCCCTGGTGCAGTCCTTTGGCCGCGATTGGTTCATCCGCTTCCGCGAGATGCGCTTAGGGGCCAAAGAAGAGATTGTGGACGAGACCACCGGCAAGGTGAAGCGGGTGCCAGCCCCCGACAGCGTCGAAGCCTGGGCCAACGAAGTGGGCACCAACGTCATGGCTGCCGAAGGGTTGCACAACAAACTACGCCGCCTGTTCGACAAACCTTACATCGTGGACCACCCCGCCAGCGACACGGTCTCCCAAATCATCGACGCCCTGACCTCCGGGCAGCATGTTTTCCTCTCCTTCGGCAGGTACGAAAGCGACCTGGACTACCTGCTGGTGACCAACCTGCTCACCCGCCGCATCCGCCAGGAGTGGGAGAAACGCACCAACGCCTACCGCACCCAAGGTGACCAGGAGCCGCGCCCCCTGGTCATCGTGGTCGAGGAGGCCCATAAACTGCTCAACCGCGAGATGGCCTCGCAGACCATCTTCAGCACCATCGCCCGCGAGATGCGCAAGTACTATGTGACCCTGCTCATCATTGACCAGCGCCCTTCGCAAATTTACGACGAGGTCATGTCCCAGTTAGGCACGCGCATCTCGGGCTGGCTGGGCGACGACGACGACATCCGTGCCGTGCTCTCGGGCCTGGCCGGCCGCGAGCAACTGCGGGGGATGCTCAGCCGCCTGCAGCCCAAGGAGGAAGTGCTGCTGCTGGGCTGGGGCGTCCCCATGCCTTTGCCGGTGCGCACCGTGCGCTATAACGACGAATTCTGGCGCAACCTGCTGGGCGAAGCAGGACAAACGCCCAACACCGCTCAGGCCATGCGCAATTTGGGATTTGCCGACTGA
- a CDS encoding DUF2442 domain-containing protein, whose amino-acid sequence MAGELGTLTLRIVFDDEVERVIDFREILVGPLYGALKDESVFQQVTIDPETHTLVWPNGADFDPETLHERPKYAEAMKQMAAQWQAKEKVSGTNDLA is encoded by the coding sequence ATTGCTGGAGAATTGGGAACGCTCACCTTGCGGATCGTGTTCGACGACGAGGTAGAACGGGTCATTGACTTTCGGGAAATCTTGGTCGGACCACTCTATGGGGCGCTAAAGGATGAAAGCGTGTTTCAACAAGTCACGATTGATCCGGAAACCCACACCCTGGTATGGCCGAATGGCGCCGATTTTGACCCCGAAACCTTGCACGAGAGGCCGAAGTATGCGGAAGCGATGAAGCAGATGGCCGCGCAATGGCAAGCAAAGGAAAAGGTAAGCGGAACCAACGACTTAGCCTAA
- a CDS encoding type II toxin-antitoxin system RelE/ParE family toxin, which yields MTQAWQVVFYELPSGRCPVAEFITAQSKSDQALILAELDELQAFGPFPRGNKLRPLRGRLWELRFRGSRCPYRFLFFRASERKIVVVHAFCKQSRKTPQRDLELALRRMREYLSRN from the coding sequence TTGACACAGGCTTGGCAGGTAGTGTTTTACGAGTTGCCCAGCGGGCGATGCCCGGTGGCGGAATTTATCACTGCCCAAAGCAAGTCCGACCAGGCTCTGATTTTGGCTGAGTTGGACGAGTTACAAGCCTTTGGCCCCTTTCCCAGGGGGAACAAGTTGCGTCCGCTGCGAGGCAGGTTGTGGGAGCTGCGCTTTCGAGGCTCACGGTGCCCCTATCGGTTCCTTTTCTTCCGTGCCTCGGAGCGGAAAATTGTCGTAGTGCACGCATTTTGCAAGCAATCGCGTAAGACGCCGCAGCGCGACTTAGAGTTGGCCTTGCGGCGGATGCGGGAATACCTTTCCCGTAATTAG
- a CDS encoding helix-turn-helix transcriptional regulator produces MDYRAFRDGLLADDPELQRLYEEETRRLERQIARAVTQLRQEKGWSQAQLAEALGTTQSVIARLESGTHRPSLATLQKVARVLGARLEVRLEK; encoded by the coding sequence ATGGATTACCGCGCATTCCGTGATGGCTTGCTGGCCGATGACCCCGAGTTGCAGCGTTTGTACGAGGAAGAGACCCGGCGGTTGGAGCGACAGATCGCCCGGGCCGTAACCCAACTACGACAGGAAAAGGGATGGTCCCAGGCGCAACTGGCCGAGGCGTTGGGTACAACCCAATCCGTGATCGCCCGCCTGGAGAGCGGCACCCATCGGCCATCGCTGGCGACCTTGCAGAAAGTAGCCCGGGTGCTGGGCGCTCGTCTGGAAGTGCGGCTGGAGAAATGA